One region of Diabrotica undecimpunctata isolate CICGRU chromosome 6, icDiaUnde3, whole genome shotgun sequence genomic DNA includes:
- the LOC140444482 gene encoding uncharacterized protein, which translates to METDGEPTTKHDKLTWKPKPPVTKLQSVSQTGAILNIGQKKKVITSNRLSRSETLIQAKSPEDYRTMVKIIDEYNQKTPIQWIAFPLEEDIKPRMVLRGLTSNTDVTEMLNTLKEEYDIECESIKSIIFGKSDKRNLPMFVLTLEKGDVEKARRITNMMHMKVHIEDLREATGSTQCFNSQGYHHTQRACFNTPRCVRCGENHSTRNCQMPREQKAKCANCQGKHPANFRGCPRYPT; encoded by the coding sequence ATGGAAACCGACGGAGAGCCAACCACAAAACACGATAAACTAACGTGGAAGCCAAAGCCGCCTGTAACTAAATTACAGAGTGTCAGCCAGACAGGAGCAATACTTAACATTGGCCAGAAAAAGAAGGTGATAACGTCAAATAGACTATCGAGAAGCGAAACTTTAATCCAAGCAAAAAGTCCAGAAGATTACAGGACTATGGTGAAAATCATAGATGAGTATAATCAAAAAACACCTATACAATGGATTGCCTTTCCACTAGAGGAAGACATAAAACCAAGAATGGTTTTAAGAGGACTAACTTCAAACACAGATGTTACAGAAATGCTCAATACTCTCAAAGAAGAGTATGATATCGAATGTGAATCAATAAAGAGCATAATTTTTGGAAAGAGCGACAAAAGAAATCTACCAATGTTTGTGCTGACACTGGAGAAAGGGGACGTGGAAAAAGCCAGGCGCATTACAAATATGATGCATATGAAGGTCCACATCGAGGACCTTAGAGAAGCAACTGGGTCCACACAGTGTTTCAACAGCCAGGGGTACCACCACACGCAGAGAGCATGCTTTAATACACCTCGATGCGTACGATGCGGAGAAAATCACTCCACAAGAAATTGCCAAATGCCCCGAGAACAGAAGGCAAAATGTGCCAACTGCCAGGGAAAACACCCGGCAAACTTCAGAGGATGCCCCAGATATCCAACCTGA